Proteins encoded in a region of the Rutidosis leptorrhynchoides isolate AG116_Rl617_1_P2 chromosome 9, CSIRO_AGI_Rlap_v1, whole genome shotgun sequence genome:
- the LOC139867669 gene encoding dof zinc finger protein DOF5.7-like: protein MSVDNKTTPPNRPTKDDIQTSIGGGSNGGGAGRKTSSLKPPEQTLKCPRCDSPNTKFCYYNNYSLTQPRHFCKTCRRYWTKGGALRNVPIGGGCRKSKKTRSSSSRFIINGDSSSFKDSSLDIGGLNLLSGLSQPAMDFQLNGLTQYSSSSSINQPPFMNLDQPLGFRLPLIKHNPPQLHGSFQQVGVPNHVASSIESLSSMNQNLHQKLQQQRLAEMFGGRGGNDVGVGGHGVETELQINHQNEIVAIPQPAQKLQPILFQNLEPSSQNSMNDEFKRDNNGGLATEWFIDNNFGSVNADLTIASADGNGAGNYENGSLNNWNNGIQGWDQFNQYNAYGDQD, encoded by the coding sequence ATGTCTGTAGACAACAAAACCACACCACCGAACCGACCTACAAAAGATGATATCCAAACCTCTATTGGTGGCGGTTCAAACGGCGGTGGTGCTGGTCGAAAAACATCTTCTTTGAAGCCTCCGGAACAAACCCTTAAATGTCCTAGATGTGATTCACCAAACACAAAGTTTTGCTATTACAATAATTACAGCCTCACTCAGCCTAGACACTTTTGCAAGACATGTAGAAGGTATTGGACTAAAGGCGGGGCCCTTCGTAATGTGCCAATCGGTGGCGGTTGTAGGAAGAGCAAGAAAACTAGATCAAGTTCTTCAAGATTCATCATTAATGGTGATTCTTCTTCCTTCAAAGACTCCTCTTTAGATATTGGAGGGTTGAATTTGTTAAGTGGTCTCTCACAACCAGCTATGGACTTTCAACTAAATGGGTTAacccaatattcttcatcatcttcaatcaatcaaccacctttcatgaatcttgatcAACCATTAGGGTTTCGTCTCCCTTTGATCAAACATAATCCACCTCAATTGCATGGAAGCTTTCAACAAGTTGGTGTTCCTAATCATGTTGCTTCCTCAATTGAATCTCTGAGTTCTATGaaccaaaatttacatcaaaagctGCAGCAACAACGATTGGCGGAGATGTTCGGTGGACGTGGCGGAAATGATGTTGGTGTTGGTGGACATGGAGTTGAAACTGAGCTGCAAATTAATCATCAGAACGAAATTGTTGCTATACCTCAACCAGCTCAGAAGCTGCAGCCTATTTTGTTTCAAAATCTTGAACCCTCCTCTCAAAACTCGATGAATGATGAGTTTAAAAGAGATAATAATGGTGGTTTGGCTACTGAGTGGTTCATCGACAACAATTTTGGATCGGTGAATGCGGATTTAACGATAGCTTCAGCGGATGGAAATGGAGCTGGAAATTATGAAAATGGAAGTCTCAATAATTGGAATAATGGAATTCAAGGATGGGATCAATTCAATCAGTACAATGCTTATGgtgatcaagattaa